A region of Thermodesulfobacteriota bacterium DNA encodes the following proteins:
- the rpoZ gene encoding DNA-directed RNA polymerase subunit omega produces MARVTIEDCLEKVENRFALSIAAMKRAKQIAKGAQPLSEETDNKHVVLALREIAEGKVKVVYPPGHQRP; encoded by the coding sequence ATGGCCAGAGTAACTATCGAAGATTGCCTGGAGAAAGTAGAAAACCGGTTTGCCCTGTCCATAGCGGCGATGAAAAGGGCAAAGCAGATCGCCAAAGGCGCTCAGCCCCTTTCCGAAGAGACCGACAACAAACATGTGGTGCTCGCCCTGAGGGAGATTGCCGAAGGAAAAGTGAAGGTTGTTTACCCCCCAGGACATCAACGCCCTTAG
- a CDS encoding ABC transporter ATP-binding protein, whose product MGSGEEKREGKTYDVKIIRWLLGFARPYKRFMVLSLLFMVLTAGLELVVPYLTKIAVDSYIFPSWREARFSNGQADKEFEDQLKKKYPESVIRLSDHSYLVDTSKVGREDNTNLEKLGYITEDRYLAINVSELRAEKMDEAREIIDKHSSLFKSVGRVYYAEYSSLKDLSDQEISTLRSEEIRQITLLALVLFVCLFLVFVFSSLYTYFLNYSGQKIMHQIRLTVFSHILSLPQSFFDKSPVGRLTTRVTNDVNAINEMYTSVLVQFFKDIIVIIGVLGVMFYMNQTLTFFILMLTVLLAIVAALFRMRLKTVYRNVRRTIAKLNAFVQESIRGIVLIKLYIREKQNFDRFREVNRENYNANMDQLFAFATFRPIIEFISIFAIALILWYGGWSVLRLELTLGALLAYLAYIRMLFGPIVELAERYNIFQSASAASENLYDLMQLKPEERKGIKLGEIQGKLEFRNVWFSYNGDDWVLKNVSFTVEPGETVALVGLTGSGKTTIVNLILKFYEVQKGQVLFDGVDIGEYSPEFIRSHISAVFQDLFLFGKNISDDHNGKSEEFWSSMKSDVLERTNGGSLSSGEKQLVSLSKAFSKDVKVLILDEATSHIDAQTELKVQEAVKKDSGKRTTLIIAHRLSNVREADRILVIHKGEIHEAGTHPELLKRRGIYYNLHKLQSEISRLSS is encoded by the coding sequence ATGGGTAGCGGAGAGGAAAAAAGAGAGGGTAAGACCTACGATGTAAAGATCATAAGGTGGCTCCTCGGCTTTGCTAGACCTTATAAAAGGTTCATGGTTCTTTCTCTTCTTTTCATGGTCTTAACTGCGGGGCTCGAGCTTGTCGTTCCCTATCTGACCAAGATCGCCGTGGACAGCTACATATTCCCTTCCTGGAGGGAGGCCAGGTTCTCCAATGGACAAGCGGATAAGGAATTCGAGGACCAACTTAAGAAGAAATATCCAGAATCGGTTATTCGATTGAGCGACCATTCCTATCTAGTGGATACCTCAAAGGTGGGCAGAGAGGATAATACCAACCTGGAGAAGCTCGGATATATCACGGAAGACAGGTATCTGGCTATTAATGTAAGTGAACTGAGAGCGGAAAAAATGGATGAGGCCCGTGAAATAATAGACAAGCATTCGAGCCTATTCAAATCGGTCGGGCGGGTGTATTACGCAGAATACTCTTCCCTTAAAGACCTGAGTGACCAGGAAATCAGCACGTTAAGGAGCGAAGAGATTAGGCAGATTACCCTTCTTGCTCTGGTCCTGTTTGTTTGCCTTTTCCTGGTATTTGTCTTCAGCTCACTCTACACCTATTTTCTTAATTACTCCGGCCAAAAAATCATGCATCAGATCAGGCTAACGGTCTTCTCTCATATCTTGTCCCTACCCCAATCATTCTTCGATAAAAGCCCGGTGGGGAGGCTTACCACCCGCGTTACCAACGATGTCAATGCCATAAACGAGATGTACACGTCGGTCCTGGTTCAGTTCTTCAAGGACATCATCGTGATTATCGGGGTTCTGGGAGTGATGTTCTACATGAACCAGACCCTTACCTTTTTTATCCTGATGCTCACCGTCCTCCTGGCCATAGTGGCTGCTCTTTTCCGCATGAGGCTAAAGACGGTGTACCGCAATGTCAGAAGAACAATAGCAAAGCTGAATGCCTTCGTTCAGGAAAGTATAAGAGGAATAGTGCTGATAAAACTATACATAAGAGAAAAACAAAATTTCGACCGGTTCAGGGAGGTTAACAGAGAGAATTACAATGCCAATATGGACCAGCTCTTTGCCTTTGCCACGTTCAGGCCGATCATAGAATTCATCAGCATCTTTGCCATAGCGCTAATATTGTGGTACGGCGGTTGGAGCGTTTTAAGGCTGGAGCTTACGCTCGGAGCGCTTCTGGCCTACCTCGCCTACATAAGAATGCTTTTCGGCCCGATTGTAGAGCTTGCCGAAAGATACAATATATTCCAGTCCGCATCTGCGGCATCCGAAAATTTGTATGACCTGATGCAGTTGAAGCCGGAGGAAAGGAAGGGGATTAAATTAGGAGAGATTCAGGGGAAATTAGAGTTCAGGAATGTTTGGTTTTCATACAACGGAGATGATTGGGTGCTAAAAAACGTTTCCTTCACCGTCGAGCCCGGTGAAACCGTTGCGCTGGTCGGACTCACCGGGTCAGGGAAGACTACCATAGTTAACCTCATCCTTAAATTTTACGAGGTACAGAAAGGGCAGGTCCTTTTTGACGGTGTGGATATAGGAGAATACAGCCCTGAGTTCATAAGGTCGCATATATCTGCGGTGTTCCAGGACCTTTTCCTGTTCGGGAAAAATATCTCGGATGACCACAACGGAAAGTCGGAAGAGTTTTGGTCGTCTATGAAAAGCGACGTCCTTGAACGAACAAACGGCGGCTCGCTATCATCCGGGGAAAAACAGTTGGTTTCTCTTAGTAAGGCATTCTCCAAGGACGTGAAGGTGTTGATACTGGATGAAGCCACTTCTCATATAGACGCACAAACGGAGTTAAAGGTGCAGGAGGCTGTCAAGAAGGATTCTGGTAAGAGAACAACCCTAATTATTGCCCACCGGTTATCGAATGTGAGAGAGGCAGACCGGATTCTCGTAATCCATAAAGGGGAGATTCATGAGGCAGGAACCCATCCGGAGCTTCTTAAGAGACGGGGGATCTATTACAATCTCCACAAATTACAGAGCGAGATTAGTAGACTTTCTTCATAG
- a CDS encoding nucleotidyltransferase family protein produces the protein MIAILLCAGFATRLYPLTKNFPKPLLPVAGRPAIDYLMDQVINLPGIESIHVVTNASFFDHFAQWRDKWLPDIEPHGITLNLHNDGSMDNENRLGAVADLAFVLRSLEITTGALVAAGDNIFRFSLKPIWQQFLDDDKNYLLALPEKDPNRIKRTGVLELGPDDRVVRFHEKPNDPPSSWTCPAIYFLKPSALSRVDEYLAQPDARDAPGYFISYLVTREPVYAIKVMGKSIDIGTIESYEEANAVLSREPVILDEAIKGSND, from the coding sequence ATGATAGCAATACTCCTATGCGCCGGCTTCGCCACCCGGCTTTATCCACTGACCAAGAACTTTCCCAAACCCCTGCTCCCGGTTGCCGGGAGGCCGGCGATCGACTACCTGATGGACCAGGTCATAAATCTGCCCGGTATAGAGTCCATACACGTCGTAACCAATGCCAGTTTCTTTGACCATTTTGCCCAGTGGCGGGACAAATGGCTACCGGATATCGAACCACATGGTATTACACTTAACCTCCATAACGACGGAAGCATGGACAATGAGAACCGCCTCGGTGCCGTAGCCGACCTTGCGTTCGTCTTACGTTCTTTAGAAATAACCACCGGAGCGCTCGTCGCAGCCGGGGATAATATATTTCGCTTTTCGTTAAAACCTATATGGCAACAATTTCTTGACGATGACAAAAATTATTTGCTGGCATTGCCCGAAAAAGACCCAAACAGAATTAAGCGCACCGGTGTTCTTGAGCTCGGCCCGGATGACCGGGTGGTTAGATTCCATGAAAAGCCCAATGACCCTCCGTCGTCCTGGACCTGCCCGGCAATATACTTTTTAAAACCTTCCGCACTTTCCAGGGTAGATGAGTACCTTGCTCAACCCGATGCCCGGGATGCGCCCGGATATTTCATCTCTTATCTAGTTACTAGGGAGCCGGTGTATGCAATCAAGGTAATGGGTAAGTCAATAGACATAGGCACAATAGAATCTTATGAAGAGGCAAACGCAGTTCTAAGCAGAGAGCCGGTGATTTTGGATGAGGCAATCAAAGGGTCCAATGACTGA
- a CDS encoding MarC family protein, whose product MLQDILLSFIPLFVAIDPIGVMPMYLSLTRGLDNNDRKKVVRDSILTACILGVIFVLAGKFIFKILGITVADFAIAGGLLLFIFSILDLLKEESLEARKVTHSSLGIFPIGTPLIVGPAVLTTLIILVDTQGFVATLIAFGANLIILGVVLYKANIILSFLGQGGARGFAKVMSILLAAIGIMMVRRGIMELISGN is encoded by the coding sequence ATGTTACAAGACATCCTTCTTAGCTTCATTCCCCTATTCGTGGCCATAGACCCGATAGGGGTAATGCCCATGTATCTCTCTCTGACTAGAGGATTAGACAACAACGATAGAAAAAAAGTAGTCAGGGATTCAATACTGACAGCCTGTATTCTAGGGGTTATATTCGTCCTGGCCGGAAAGTTCATATTCAAGATTTTAGGAATAACGGTTGCTGATTTCGCCATTGCCGGCGGGCTTTTACTCTTCATCTTTTCCATCCTAGATTTGCTTAAAGAAGAAAGCCTAGAGGCCCGAAAAGTCACACATAGCTCCCTCGGAATTTTCCCCATCGGAACACCACTCATTGTGGGCCCGGCAGTGCTAACTACCTTGATAATTCTAGTCGACACTCAGGGGTTCGTTGCAACCCTAATAGCCTTTGGTGCAAATCTAATCATATTAGGAGTCGTACTCTACAAAGCGAATATCATTTTGTCATTCCTTGGCCAGGGCGGCGCAAGGGGTTTTGCCAAGGTTATGAGCATACTGCTTGCAGCGATAGGTATTATGATGGTAAGGCGGGGCATTATGGAGCTTATTTCGGGCAACTAG
- a CDS encoding galactokinase family protein: protein MHFPSLSEQKEKVIAHLRKRENFDLDDLSFVVSPYRISPIGAHIDHQGGPVLGMTIDARTLFAFIPNEEPKVRLYSTNYPGVVEFKLDRIRATRKDGWERYAKGAAKVLSEEKKLNTGLIGAVCGTLPASGLSSSASVGLAYLHALAKLNNLEFGPGDYIELDRRLENGYLKLQNGILDQSTIVHGKKDNLLYIDTVTADAESFAQPDYENDFVIFVVNSGTSRELTSSGFNTRVKECQNAAMLLGIMGGIKSAKILADVPPEVFHDKSAKLPEDLRRRAYHYYSEVERVKEGFNAWKEANWETFGRLMNESCLSSLENYESGSPELKYLHEIASKTTGVYGSRFSGGGYGGCVIGFVKSDVAEEAASQIYETYINKYPEVKETAAVYLARSDDGVRFL from the coding sequence ATGCACTTTCCGTCCCTCTCAGAGCAGAAAGAAAAGGTAATCGCCCACTTGAGGAAGCGTGAGAATTTTGACCTCGACGACCTCAGCTTCGTTGTCTCACCATATCGTATAAGCCCGATCGGAGCACACATCGACCATCAGGGCGGTCCCGTCCTGGGAATGACCATCGACGCCCGTACCCTGTTCGCTTTTATTCCAAACGAAGAGCCTAAAGTCCGGCTGTACAGTACGAACTATCCTGGAGTGGTCGAATTTAAGCTCGATAGGATAAGGGCTACCAGGAAAGACGGCTGGGAACGTTATGCAAAAGGGGCGGCCAAGGTGTTGTCCGAAGAAAAAAAGCTGAATACCGGTCTAATCGGAGCTGTATGCGGCACCTTGCCGGCAAGCGGCTTGAGCTCGTCTGCCTCGGTCGGACTGGCCTATCTGCATGCGTTGGCCAAGCTTAACAACCTCGAATTCGGCCCCGGGGATTACATTGAATTAGACAGACGGTTAGAAAACGGATACCTCAAGCTACAGAACGGCATTCTTGACCAATCGACCATTGTTCACGGGAAAAAAGACAATCTTCTTTACATCGATACCGTCACCGCCGATGCTGAATCGTTCGCTCAGCCAGATTACGAGAATGATTTTGTCATCTTTGTGGTTAACTCCGGCACCTCCAGGGAGCTGACCTCTTCCGGCTTCAACACCCGAGTAAAAGAGTGCCAAAACGCCGCCATGTTACTGGGGATTATGGGAGGCATAAAATCGGCAAAGATTTTGGCGGATGTTCCTCCCGAGGTATTTCATGATAAATCGGCGAAGCTGCCCGAGGACTTGAGACGACGCGCTTACCACTATTATTCCGAGGTAGAGCGTGTGAAAGAAGGATTTAACGCCTGGAAAGAAGCCAACTGGGAGACCTTCGGACGACTGATGAACGAGTCCTGTCTAAGCTCTCTGGAAAATTATGAGAGCGGGAGCCCGGAGTTGAAATATCTTCATGAAATCGCTAGCAAGACTACGGGCGTTTATGGAAGCCGGTTTAGCGGCGGAGGTTATGGTGGCTGTGTTATCGGCTTCGTAAAATCCGATGTGGCAGAGGAGGCGGCGTCCCAAATATATGAAACCTACATAAACAAATATCCGGAAGTGAAAGAAACGGCTGCGGTATATCTGGCTAGGTCAGACGACGGGGTAAGGTTTTTATGA